The following are encoded together in the Coffea arabica cultivar ET-39 chromosome 1c, Coffea Arabica ET-39 HiFi, whole genome shotgun sequence genome:
- the LOC140005804 gene encoding putative late blight resistance protein homolog R1B-17 — translation MQTLLLINDELKIHAQLVKAEIRKIYDKVLKSSPFTFAKTPTLGFIDFLLKALDDLRTCRADLIAYVKNETETVRSELIFLRSFLRKTLEHCKKVEEFEDLENRVVAAAYEAEYVIDLVAPGDGPLWYHVLWLSDVIEKFKHLRRRVTDVYDAKMHEKTVHRIAKPSNNELSRDYQFVDEEVVGFKDEAEKLINRLQRGSKELDVISITGLPGLGNGIVLLNDKVWEMSIDDLAEALSRSLK, via the exons atGCAAACGCTTTTACTGATCAATGATGAGCTGAAGATTCATGCACAACTTGTGAAGGCTGAGATCAGAAAAATTTATGACAAAGTTCTGAAGTCATCACCATTTACTTTTGCCAAGACTCCTACTTTGGGGTTCATCGATTTTTTATTAAAAGCCTTAGATGACCTGCGGACATGTAGGGCTGATCTGATTGCTTATGTGAAAAATGAGACTGAAACAGTACGGAGTGAGCTGATATTCTTGAGATCATTCCTCAGAAAGACACTAGAGCACTGCAAGAAGGTTGAAGAATTTGAAGATCTAGAGAATCGTGTTGTAGCTGCAGCATATGAGGCAGAATATGTCATTGATTTAGTCGCTCCAGGTGATGGCCCTCTCTGGTATCATGTGTTGTGGTTATCGGATGTCATAGAAAAGTTTAAGCATTTGAGGCGACGAGTAACAGATGTCTATGATGCAAAGATGCACGAGAAAACTGTTCACAGAATTGCGAAGCCTTCTAATAATGAATTATCACGAGATTATCAATTTGTTGATGAAGAGGTGGTGGGCTTCAAAGATGAGGCAGAAAAGTTAATCAACCGGCTTCAAAGAGGTTCGAAAGAACTGGATGTTATCTCCATCACTGGTCTGCCTGGACTTG GTAATGGAATTGTTTTGCTTAATGACAAAGTTTGGGAAATGAGCATTGATGATTTGGCTGAAGCCCTGTCCAGAAGTCTTAAATGA
- the LOC113741002 gene encoding putative late blight resistance protein homolog R1A-3 codes for MHFIVLDDIWNPQAWRDSRNSFLDDHNGSRIVFTSRVHDIALLANPGGSPHHLRLFTEEESWELFQRNVFQQKICPPELCNVGKKIAIECRGLPLSVVLVAGLLRKITMTEDHWNEIAESVSKHIGGGKALDTLEMIYR; via the exons ATGCATTTCATTGTCTTGGATGACATATGGAACCCTCAGGCGTGGCGTGACTCAAGAAACTCTTTCCTAGATGATCATAATGGAAGCCGAATTGTATTCACAAGTCGAGTCCATGACATTGCTTTATTAGCAAACCCTGGTGGTTCCCCACATCATCTTCGCTTATTTACTGAAGAAGAAAGTTGGGAATTATTTCAGAGAAACGTGTTCCAACAAAAGATCTGCCCTCCAGAACTATGTAAtgttggaaagaaaattgcaatAGAGTGTAGAGGCTTGCCTCTTTCAGTTGTTCTGGTAGCTGGACTTCTCAGGAAAATAACAATGACTGAAGATCATTGGAATGAAATTGCAGAAAGTGTAAGCAAACATATTGGAGGAGGAAAGGCTTTGGACACATTGGAAATGATTTACAG ATAA